A window of Festucalex cinctus isolate MCC-2025b chromosome 6, RoL_Fcin_1.0, whole genome shotgun sequence contains these coding sequences:
- the LOC144020171 gene encoding calmodulin-regulated spectrin-associated protein 3-like isoform X9: MVDSGAGGEATTTSTRKPFSVPEIPPLDRCDFGRAKIRASVRWLLCKSYGCADNVPVELREPLYKDQYDQEHLKPAVCKLLLSPEIYCRAQALLLQAHGTPTSASPSDNCALLHFLTKKGVAPQVQDVDVTEDDLTFTPIKMKAHLALIDSLMSLAAREIVDKVKMAAEAAHMGVGAPWENALLFWVNSLNQKLRESTEEEETPKQSQQTAGPRPAQETQGPPTRWYWKLVPVSHAIAFCLKESGNKPPVIRYRKDKVQSKLTPTFPLVTAVKDLSNGCAIAAVLHFYCPGVLPLEDVCLKDTMSVADSLYNLQLIKEFCDSSLQSCCLLPLEDLLYAPPLLHLNIMSFVAELLEWFEIKKPDFVKPIQAVDLTDVSGLVFCTSPVSGNSNSGSPLFVFKQPFVTVPSPASPENKSWTKKQISTDSLGTGIPATTSLAGMTRVPYSPPEDLSHLVSASAPSQRSSWGPYVHPAPLGELPTVEEAVHVDPGGKDRNKGRTAEKNVKGILTARPEPRLCPEGAPAGFFLHSPLEDNPQLSSSAPCRSGIIYRPVGGEASNNGSRGERKERQSRATDMSRDDDSVLRDGSVDSSEASDDTPRNAPGNMRPSKSHQEHYSANNSPRMTSFAERRDNRRRHPVASGEDFATTPTPTTPGTPHTPSTPAGTPSQKDSPGLKGPEPGSEAWELGARLEEKRKSIEAQKRRIEAIFAKHRQRLGKTALLKMKREQGEGGGEQNLSLEERLSHMEEQLKKEEEKERTEREKANASVSNPPRLEKQVTFSIDSKKGQEKEKVLEKEKGSDAILVEYNEIVQKLSDALQSLQKDMHKLTEQQQQLLGNQRPRSSQKVTPKSKPKSNTKPSAKTPPPTPTKTPPRTPTKNLGMSTSKAWMIPTGPKTSSVSSPSRRTHALSAATSPKTIVSSSCPAPRTKIHISSAPRSPKHQPRTQPHPRPSELKFPPLSRVLTTTHTVDTLPHLRRVSPSKCQVQTTSSFRIGGPRTPQEVSQSAPQPDDSTSDTASSETPTQFSLELEQDDTEGAVVPIPPHPKATSGSSSGAPSECSFESETLSISAAYSTAQARGRAGRAEKHCSMIEVSLSSLGGPEGGGDEPTDLGQDFSSDSMSDQLESAVEPGIVIASDAVEQLDSATEAGNSSDQQTESSEGQAKDDAAETLGETNELGAKGGIGFFFKEDDDNEEEMAQRKAVLLERQQRRAEELKKRRQEQEREKRMESSDKTACSPSNTPHVGNASHSPTPPATPARRGDFTRAEYARRQQLRIMDDLDKVLQQKSTNQGRSPVRKTRTRARPRSVTREETQLSLSPAKKSTGPKMTKSHSSLNLAATDVSANNDGDKKVQSRPDSPAGCVTPSRLAKQNGDWETGSNGTSPAPEYTGPKLFKEPSFKSNKFIIHNALSRCCLAGKVNESQKNKIVEELEKSPANHFLILFRDASCQFRGVYTANPDSAELVRLTGVGPKTISSAQVESMYKYSSDRKQFSAIPSKTLGMSVDAFTIPGHLWHGGGAAAVAGGGGGGSRRASITKKALASK; encoded by the exons ATGGTGGACTCCGGAGCCGGCGGCGAGGCCACGACGACGTCGACGAGGAAGCCCTTCTCGGTACCGGAGATCCCCCCTCTGGACCGGTGCGACTTCGGCCGCGCCAAGATCCGCGCCAGCGTGCGTTGGCTGCTGTGCAAGTCTTACGGCTGTGCAG ACAATGTTCCAGTGGAGTTGCGCGAGCCTCTCTACAAGGACCAGTATGACCAAGAGCACCTCAAGCCGGCCGTCTGCAAGCTGCTCCTCTCCCCGGAGATCTACTGCCGAGCTCAGGCCTTGCTTCTCCAGGCCCACGGGACCCCCACCTCGGCCTCACCCTCTGACAACTGCGCCCTGCTGCACTTCCTCACCAAAAAAGGCGTGGCCCCGCAGGTCCAGGATGTGGACGTCACCGAGGACGACCTCACCTTCACCCCCATCAAGATG AAAGCCCACCTGGCCCTGATAGACTCGCTGATGTCACTGGCCGCCAGGGAGATCGTGGacaaagtcaaaatggcggccgaGGCAGCCCACATGGGCGTCGGGGCGCCCTGGGAGAACGCGCTGCTCTTCTGGGTCAACTCA TTGAACCAGAAGCTGAGAGAAAGCACCGAGGAAGAAGAGACGCCCAAGCAGTCGCAGCAGACCGCCGGCCCTCGGCCTGCCCAGGAAACG CAGGGCCCGCCCACCCGTTGGTACTGGAAGCTCGTCCCCGTAAGT CATGCAATCGCTTTTTGTTTGAAGGAGTCGGGGAACAAACCTCCAGTG ATCCGCTACAGGAAGGACAAAGTGCAGTCCAAGCTGACTCCCACTTTCCCTCTGGTGACCGCCGTCAAAGATCTGTCTAATGGCTGCGCTATAGCTGCTGTGCTGCACTTCTACTGCCCCGGCGTGCTGCCTCTAGAGG ATGTATGTCTGAAGGACACCATGTCAGTAGCCGACAGTCTTTACAACCTGCAGCTAATTAAAGAGTTCTGTGACAGCAGTTTGCAGAGCTGCTGCCTTCTTCCCCTGGAAGATCTTCTCTATGCTCCACCTCTTCTGCAT CTGAACATCATGAGTTTCGTAGCTGAGCTGCTGGAGTGGTTTGAGATCAAGAAGCCTGATTTTGTGAAACCGATACAAGCCGTTGACCTCACAG ACGTCTCGGGTTTAGTATTCTGCACGAGTCCTGTCAGTGGCAACAGCAACAG CGGGTCTCCTTTGTTCGTCTTCAAACAACCATTTGTGACCGTCCCTTCACCAGCATCACCGG AAAACAAAAGCTGGACAAAGAAACAAATCAG CACGGACAGCCTGGGCACCGGCATCCCCGCAACGACCTCGCTGGCGGGGATGACTCGCGTACCGTACAGCCCCCCGGAGGACCTCAGCCACCTGGTCAGCGCTTCGGCACCGTCTCAGCGGTCTTCTTGGGGGCCTTATGTGCACCCGGCGCCTCTGGGAGAACTTCCCACTGTTGAGGAGGCAGTACATGTGGATCCTGGCGGTAAGGATCGAAATAAGGGAAGGactgcagaaaaaaatgtgaagggGATTTTGACAGCAAGACCAGAACCGAGGTTATGTCCCGAGGGCGCCCCTGCTGGTTTCTTCCTGCACTCCCCATTGGAGGACAATCCTCAGCTCAGTAGCTCCGCCCCCTGCCGCTCGGGAATCATTTATCGTCCGGTAGGTGGAGAGGCAAGTAATAACGGCAGTAGAGGTGAGAGGAAGGAGAGGCAATCGCGGGCAACTGATATGTCACGTGACGATGACTCTGTTTTACGAGACGGCAGCGTTGACTCATCGGAAGCGTCTGACGACACCCCCAGAAACGCCCCTGGTAACATGCGACCCAGTAAAAGCCATCAGGAACACTACAGTGCCAACAACAGCCCACGCATGACAAGCTTTGCAGAGCGACGGGACAACAGAAGACGACATCCTGTAGCTTCTGGGGAAGACTTCGCTACTACCCCGACACCAACCACCCCGGGAACGCCGCACACTCCCAGCACACCGGCAGGGACTCCGAGTCAGAAGGACAGCCCGGGCCTCAAAGGTCCCGAGCCGGGTTCGGAGGCCTGGGAGCTGGGAGCTCGTCTGGAGGAAAAACGCAAAAGCATCGAAGCCCAAAAGAGACGAATTGAGGCCATCTTCGCCAAGCACCGACAAAGGCTGGGAAAAACAGCTTTGCTGAAAATGAAACGGGAGcaaggagagggagggggagagcAGAACCTCTCTCTGGAGGAGCGCCTCAGTCACATGGAGGAGCAGCTGAAAAAGGAGGAAGAAAAGGAAAGAACAGAAAGGGAGAAAGCCAACGCATCTGTCTCAAACCCTCCACGGCTGGAGAAGCAGGTCACATTCTCTATTGACAGCAAGAAAGGACAGGAGAAAGAAAAAGTATTGGAGAAAGAGAAAGGAAGTGATGCCATCCTTGTGGAGTACAATGAAATCGTCCAGAAACTGAGTGACGCTTTGCAGTCACTGCAGAAGGATATGCACAAACTAActgaacagcagcagcagcttctGGGCAACCAAAGACCAAGAAGCTCCCAAAAGGTCACCCCAAAGTCAAAACCTAAAAGTAACACTAAGCCATCTGCCAAAACTCCTCCTCCCACACCCACAAAGACGCCCCCAAGAACCCCTACCAAGAATCTCGGCATGAGCACCAGTAAAGCCTGGATGATTCCGACTGGTCCCAAAACGTCCTCCGTATCTTCGCCATCCCGACGGACCCACGCGCTCTCTGCCGCTACTTCACCAAAAACAATCGTCTCCTCCTCCTGTCCAGCCCCCCGCACCAAAATCCACATCTCGTCTGCCCCCCGCAGCCCCAAACACCAACCAAGAACGCAACCCCATCCACGACCCTCAGAGCTCAAGTTTCCCCCTCTGAGTCGTGTTTTGACCACGACTCACACCGTGGATACCCTCCCACACTTGCGCAGAGTGTCGCCCAGCAAGTGTCAAGTGCAAACAACGTCGTCCTTCCGCATTGGCGGACCTCGAACTCCTCAGGAGGTTTCTCAGTCGGCTCCGCAGCCTGATGATAGCACCTCAGACACCGCGTCCAGCGAGACACCAACTCAGTTTAGCTTGGAGCTCGAGCAGGATGACACCGAAGGGGCCGTAGTGCCCATACCGCCTCACCCGAAGGCCACCAGTGGCAGCAGCTCCGGAGCTCCCTCTGAATGCTCTTTTGAGAGTGAGACTTTATCGATTTCCGCTGCATACAGCACAGCACAGGCCAGAGGCAGAGCCGGAAGGGCCGAAAAGCATTGCAGTATGATTGAGGTGTCGCTCTCCTCACTTGGAGGACCGGAGGGAGGCGGTGACGAACCAACGGATTTGGGGCAGGACTTTTCTTCCGATTCCATGAGTGACCAACTAGAATCTGCGGTGGAGCCAGGCATTGTAATAGCTTCCGATGCCGTGGAGCAGTTGGATTCAGCCACAGAAGCTGGGAACTCTTCAGACCAGCAAACGGAATCCAGCGAAGGCCAAGCAAAGGACGATGCTGCGGAAACACTTGGAGAAACTAATGAGCTTGGAGCCAAAGGAGGGATAGGATTCTTCTTCAAG GAAGATGATGACAACGAAGAGGAGATGGCCCAGCGGAAAGCTGTCCTTTTAGAGAGGCAGCAAAGGAGAGCTGAGGAGCTGAAGAAGAGGCGACAGGAGCAAGAACGTGAAAAAAG AATGGAATCCTCCGACAAGACTGCGTGCTCTCCCTCCAACACACCTCATGTTGGGAACGCCTCCCACTCACCCACTCCTCCAGCCACTCCAGCCCGACGTGGAGATTTCACGCGAGCCGAGTACGCCCGCCGGCAGCAGCTCCGGATCATGGACGACCTGGACAAGGTGTTGCAGCAGAAATCAACCAACCAGGGACGCTCGCCTGTCAGGAAGACGCGGACGCGGGCGCGACCTCGCAGCGTCACTAGGGAGGAAACTCAGCTGTCACTGAGCCCCGCCAAGAAATCCACTG GCCCTAAGATGACCAAGTCGCACTCGTCACTCAACCTGGCAGCTACAGATGTGTCTGCAAACAATGATGGGGATAAGAAAGTCCAAAG CCGACCCGATTCGCCTGCTGGATGCGTGACGCCGAGCAGACTTGCAAAGCAGAATGGAGACTGGGAAACCGGATCAAATGGAACCTCGCCTGCCCCAGAGTACACAG GTCCAAAGCTCTTCAAAGAACCGAGCTTCAAGTCCAACAAGTTCATCATCCACAACGCTCTGTCTCGTTGCTGCTTGGCCGGGAAGGTCAACGAGTCCCAAAAGAACAAGATTGTCGAG GAGTTGGAGAAGAGCCCCGCCAACCACTTCCTCATCCTCTTCCGAGACGCCAGCTGCCAGTTCCGCGGCGTCTACACGGCCAACCCCGACTCGGCAGAGCTCGTGCGCTTGACCGGCGTGGGCCCCAAGACGATAAGCTCGGCCCAGGTGGAATCCATGTACAAGTACAGTTCGGACCGCAAGCAGTTCAGCGCCATCCCCTCCAAGACATTGGGCATGAGCGTGGATGCATTTACCATCCCTGGACACTTGTGGCACGGCGGAGGGGCGGCGGCTGtggcgggaggaggaggaggaggcagcaGGAGGGCGAGCATCACCAAGAAGGCGCTCGCTTCCAAGTGA
- the LOC144020171 gene encoding calmodulin-regulated spectrin-associated protein 3-like isoform X2 — MVDSGAGGEATTTSTRKPFSVPEIPPLDRCDFGRAKIRASVRWLLCKSYGCADNVPVELREPLYKDQYDQEHLKPAVCKLLLSPEIYCRAQALLLQAHGTPTSASPSDNCALLHFLTKKGVAPQVQDVDVTEDDLTFTPIKMKAHLALIDSLMSLAAREIVDKVKMAAEAAHMGVGAPWENALLFWVNSLNQKLRESTEEEETPKQSQQTAGPRPAQETGPPTRWYWKLVPVSHAIAFCLKESGNKPPVIRYRKDKVQSKLTPTFPLVTAVKDLSNGCAIAAVLHFYCPGVLPLEDVCLKDTMSVADSLYNLQLIKEFCDSSLQSCCLLPLEDLLYAPPLLHLNIMSFVAELLEWFEIKKPDFVKPIQAVDLTDVSGLVFCTSPVSGNSNSGSPLFVFKQPFVTVPSPASPENKSWTKKQISRPMSAVTFSIPFGLDSDVDIVMGNPIDSVFRSVSTDSLGTGIPATTSLAGMTRVPYSPPEDLSHLVSASAPSQRSSWGPYVHPAPLGELPTVEEAVHVDPGGKDRNKGRTAEKNVKGILTARPEPRLCPEGAPAGFFLHSPLEDNPQLSSSAPCRSGIIYRPVGGEASNNGSRGERKERQSRATDMSRDDDSVLRDGSVDSSEASDDTPRNAPGNMRPSKSHQEHYSANNSPRMTSFAERRDNRRRHPVASGEDFATTPTPTTPGTPHTPSTPAGTPSQKDSPGLKGPEPGSEAWELGARLEEKRKSIEAQKRRIEAIFAKHRQRLGKTALLKMKREQGEGGGEQNLSLEERLSHMEEQLKKEEEKERTEREKANASVSNPPRLEKQVTFSIDSKKGQEKEKVLEKEKGSDAILVEYNEIVQKLSDALQSLQKDMHKLTEQQQQLLGNQRPRSSQKVTPKSKPKSNTKPSAKTPPPTPTKTPPRTPTKNLGMSTSKAWMIPTGPKTSSVSSPSRRTHALSAATSPKTIVSSSCPAPRTKIHISSAPRSPKHQPRTQPHPRPSELKFPPLSRVLTTTHTVDTLPHLRRVSPSKCQVQTTSSFRIGGPRTPQEVSQSAPQPDDSTSDTASSETPTQFSLELEQDDTEGAVVPIPPHPKATSGSSSGAPSECSFESETLSISAAYSTAQARGRAGRAEKHCSMIEVSLSSLGGPEGGGDEPTDLGQDFSSDSMSDQLESAVEPGIVIASDAVEQLDSATEAGNSSDQQTESSEGQAKDDAAETLGETNELGAKGGIGFFFKEDDDNEEEMAQRKAVLLERQQRRAEELKKRRQEQEREKRMESSDKTACSPSNTPHVGNASHSPTPPATPARRGDFTRAEYARRQQLRIMDDLDKVLQQKSTNQGRSPVRKTRTRARPRSVTREETQLSLSPAKKSTGPKMTKSHSSLNLAATDVSANNDGDKKVQSRPDSPAGCVTPSRLAKQNGDWETGSNGTSPAPEYTGPKLFKEPSFKSNKFIIHNALSRCCLAGKVNESQKNKIVEELEKSPANHFLILFRDASCQFRGVYTANPDSAELVRLTGVGPKTISSAQVESMYKYSSDRKQFSAIPSKTLGMSVDAFTIPGHLWHGGGAAAVAGGGGGGSRRASITKKALASK, encoded by the exons ATGGTGGACTCCGGAGCCGGCGGCGAGGCCACGACGACGTCGACGAGGAAGCCCTTCTCGGTACCGGAGATCCCCCCTCTGGACCGGTGCGACTTCGGCCGCGCCAAGATCCGCGCCAGCGTGCGTTGGCTGCTGTGCAAGTCTTACGGCTGTGCAG ACAATGTTCCAGTGGAGTTGCGCGAGCCTCTCTACAAGGACCAGTATGACCAAGAGCACCTCAAGCCGGCCGTCTGCAAGCTGCTCCTCTCCCCGGAGATCTACTGCCGAGCTCAGGCCTTGCTTCTCCAGGCCCACGGGACCCCCACCTCGGCCTCACCCTCTGACAACTGCGCCCTGCTGCACTTCCTCACCAAAAAAGGCGTGGCCCCGCAGGTCCAGGATGTGGACGTCACCGAGGACGACCTCACCTTCACCCCCATCAAGATG AAAGCCCACCTGGCCCTGATAGACTCGCTGATGTCACTGGCCGCCAGGGAGATCGTGGacaaagtcaaaatggcggccgaGGCAGCCCACATGGGCGTCGGGGCGCCCTGGGAGAACGCGCTGCTCTTCTGGGTCAACTCA TTGAACCAGAAGCTGAGAGAAAGCACCGAGGAAGAAGAGACGCCCAAGCAGTCGCAGCAGACCGCCGGCCCTCGGCCTGCCCAGGAAACG GGCCCGCCCACCCGTTGGTACTGGAAGCTCGTCCCCGTAAGT CATGCAATCGCTTTTTGTTTGAAGGAGTCGGGGAACAAACCTCCAGTG ATCCGCTACAGGAAGGACAAAGTGCAGTCCAAGCTGACTCCCACTTTCCCTCTGGTGACCGCCGTCAAAGATCTGTCTAATGGCTGCGCTATAGCTGCTGTGCTGCACTTCTACTGCCCCGGCGTGCTGCCTCTAGAGG ATGTATGTCTGAAGGACACCATGTCAGTAGCCGACAGTCTTTACAACCTGCAGCTAATTAAAGAGTTCTGTGACAGCAGTTTGCAGAGCTGCTGCCTTCTTCCCCTGGAAGATCTTCTCTATGCTCCACCTCTTCTGCAT CTGAACATCATGAGTTTCGTAGCTGAGCTGCTGGAGTGGTTTGAGATCAAGAAGCCTGATTTTGTGAAACCGATACAAGCCGTTGACCTCACAG ACGTCTCGGGTTTAGTATTCTGCACGAGTCCTGTCAGTGGCAACAGCAACAG CGGGTCTCCTTTGTTCGTCTTCAAACAACCATTTGTGACCGTCCCTTCACCAGCATCACCGG AAAACAAAAGCTGGACAAAGAAACAAATCAG TCGTCCTATGTCCGCGGTGACTTTCAGCATCCCATTTGGGCTGGACAGTGATGTTGATATTGTCATGGGCAATCCAATAGATTCTGTCTTTCGCTCTGTCAGCACGGACAGCCTGGGCACCGGCATCCCCGCAACGACCTCGCTGGCGGGGATGACTCGCGTACCGTACAGCCCCCCGGAGGACCTCAGCCACCTGGTCAGCGCTTCGGCACCGTCTCAGCGGTCTTCTTGGGGGCCTTATGTGCACCCGGCGCCTCTGGGAGAACTTCCCACTGTTGAGGAGGCAGTACATGTGGATCCTGGCGGTAAGGATCGAAATAAGGGAAGGactgcagaaaaaaatgtgaagggGATTTTGACAGCAAGACCAGAACCGAGGTTATGTCCCGAGGGCGCCCCTGCTGGTTTCTTCCTGCACTCCCCATTGGAGGACAATCCTCAGCTCAGTAGCTCCGCCCCCTGCCGCTCGGGAATCATTTATCGTCCGGTAGGTGGAGAGGCAAGTAATAACGGCAGTAGAGGTGAGAGGAAGGAGAGGCAATCGCGGGCAACTGATATGTCACGTGACGATGACTCTGTTTTACGAGACGGCAGCGTTGACTCATCGGAAGCGTCTGACGACACCCCCAGAAACGCCCCTGGTAACATGCGACCCAGTAAAAGCCATCAGGAACACTACAGTGCCAACAACAGCCCACGCATGACAAGCTTTGCAGAGCGACGGGACAACAGAAGACGACATCCTGTAGCTTCTGGGGAAGACTTCGCTACTACCCCGACACCAACCACCCCGGGAACGCCGCACACTCCCAGCACACCGGCAGGGACTCCGAGTCAGAAGGACAGCCCGGGCCTCAAAGGTCCCGAGCCGGGTTCGGAGGCCTGGGAGCTGGGAGCTCGTCTGGAGGAAAAACGCAAAAGCATCGAAGCCCAAAAGAGACGAATTGAGGCCATCTTCGCCAAGCACCGACAAAGGCTGGGAAAAACAGCTTTGCTGAAAATGAAACGGGAGcaaggagagggagggggagagcAGAACCTCTCTCTGGAGGAGCGCCTCAGTCACATGGAGGAGCAGCTGAAAAAGGAGGAAGAAAAGGAAAGAACAGAAAGGGAGAAAGCCAACGCATCTGTCTCAAACCCTCCACGGCTGGAGAAGCAGGTCACATTCTCTATTGACAGCAAGAAAGGACAGGAGAAAGAAAAAGTATTGGAGAAAGAGAAAGGAAGTGATGCCATCCTTGTGGAGTACAATGAAATCGTCCAGAAACTGAGTGACGCTTTGCAGTCACTGCAGAAGGATATGCACAAACTAActgaacagcagcagcagcttctGGGCAACCAAAGACCAAGAAGCTCCCAAAAGGTCACCCCAAAGTCAAAACCTAAAAGTAACACTAAGCCATCTGCCAAAACTCCTCCTCCCACACCCACAAAGACGCCCCCAAGAACCCCTACCAAGAATCTCGGCATGAGCACCAGTAAAGCCTGGATGATTCCGACTGGTCCCAAAACGTCCTCCGTATCTTCGCCATCCCGACGGACCCACGCGCTCTCTGCCGCTACTTCACCAAAAACAATCGTCTCCTCCTCCTGTCCAGCCCCCCGCACCAAAATCCACATCTCGTCTGCCCCCCGCAGCCCCAAACACCAACCAAGAACGCAACCCCATCCACGACCCTCAGAGCTCAAGTTTCCCCCTCTGAGTCGTGTTTTGACCACGACTCACACCGTGGATACCCTCCCACACTTGCGCAGAGTGTCGCCCAGCAAGTGTCAAGTGCAAACAACGTCGTCCTTCCGCATTGGCGGACCTCGAACTCCTCAGGAGGTTTCTCAGTCGGCTCCGCAGCCTGATGATAGCACCTCAGACACCGCGTCCAGCGAGACACCAACTCAGTTTAGCTTGGAGCTCGAGCAGGATGACACCGAAGGGGCCGTAGTGCCCATACCGCCTCACCCGAAGGCCACCAGTGGCAGCAGCTCCGGAGCTCCCTCTGAATGCTCTTTTGAGAGTGAGACTTTATCGATTTCCGCTGCATACAGCACAGCACAGGCCAGAGGCAGAGCCGGAAGGGCCGAAAAGCATTGCAGTATGATTGAGGTGTCGCTCTCCTCACTTGGAGGACCGGAGGGAGGCGGTGACGAACCAACGGATTTGGGGCAGGACTTTTCTTCCGATTCCATGAGTGACCAACTAGAATCTGCGGTGGAGCCAGGCATTGTAATAGCTTCCGATGCCGTGGAGCAGTTGGATTCAGCCACAGAAGCTGGGAACTCTTCAGACCAGCAAACGGAATCCAGCGAAGGCCAAGCAAAGGACGATGCTGCGGAAACACTTGGAGAAACTAATGAGCTTGGAGCCAAAGGAGGGATAGGATTCTTCTTCAAG GAAGATGATGACAACGAAGAGGAGATGGCCCAGCGGAAAGCTGTCCTTTTAGAGAGGCAGCAAAGGAGAGCTGAGGAGCTGAAGAAGAGGCGACAGGAGCAAGAACGTGAAAAAAG AATGGAATCCTCCGACAAGACTGCGTGCTCTCCCTCCAACACACCTCATGTTGGGAACGCCTCCCACTCACCCACTCCTCCAGCCACTCCAGCCCGACGTGGAGATTTCACGCGAGCCGAGTACGCCCGCCGGCAGCAGCTCCGGATCATGGACGACCTGGACAAGGTGTTGCAGCAGAAATCAACCAACCAGGGACGCTCGCCTGTCAGGAAGACGCGGACGCGGGCGCGACCTCGCAGCGTCACTAGGGAGGAAACTCAGCTGTCACTGAGCCCCGCCAAGAAATCCACTG GCCCTAAGATGACCAAGTCGCACTCGTCACTCAACCTGGCAGCTACAGATGTGTCTGCAAACAATGATGGGGATAAGAAAGTCCAAAG CCGACCCGATTCGCCTGCTGGATGCGTGACGCCGAGCAGACTTGCAAAGCAGAATGGAGACTGGGAAACCGGATCAAATGGAACCTCGCCTGCCCCAGAGTACACAG GTCCAAAGCTCTTCAAAGAACCGAGCTTCAAGTCCAACAAGTTCATCATCCACAACGCTCTGTCTCGTTGCTGCTTGGCCGGGAAGGTCAACGAGTCCCAAAAGAACAAGATTGTCGAG GAGTTGGAGAAGAGCCCCGCCAACCACTTCCTCATCCTCTTCCGAGACGCCAGCTGCCAGTTCCGCGGCGTCTACACGGCCAACCCCGACTCGGCAGAGCTCGTGCGCTTGACCGGCGTGGGCCCCAAGACGATAAGCTCGGCCCAGGTGGAATCCATGTACAAGTACAGTTCGGACCGCAAGCAGTTCAGCGCCATCCCCTCCAAGACATTGGGCATGAGCGTGGATGCATTTACCATCCCTGGACACTTGTGGCACGGCGGAGGGGCGGCGGCTGtggcgggaggaggaggaggaggcagcaGGAGGGCGAGCATCACCAAGAAGGCGCTCGCTTCCAAGTGA